The stretch of DNA CAATCCCacaataataaaatcaaaatgttaaGACAAGTataggttttttaaaatagcacatGTACAAACACAGTTATAGAGCACAACATTTAAAAGCTAGTTTCAAGAACAATTGTATAGTAGGCAACCAAAATTCAACAGACAGGCACATTATTTCACAGACATGTTTCCTAATGGTAGCTTCTTAGATGCTTTCTCAGGAAGAGGTTCATCTACTGAGCACTGTAAATCCCCAATAATCTCTTGGACTGCCTAATACATGAACCTGCAATGGATCAAATGAGAAAACCTGTGACTAAGACCATGATCAAGACTGTTGGTAAGGGTATGTATCTAGAAATCCATCAACAGTGGACACAGTACAAGTGTGCAACTAAGAATCTGAGAAGGAAGATTTTCTGGAAGTAGTGTAGTAATTCACACAGTTCAggcagatacagaaaaaaaaaaagtcagagctCTTGGTCACATAAACGTTCATCTCTGGCAGATAACACAGGCAGGTATGTGCCAGAACTCATGTGCCAGAAAAGCttgcccatttttttttcatgttttccattCTATTAGTCTAATGAAAAATGTAACTGGAACATTGACCATCTTCAGTTCATCTTAATTCTAAATCCAAATGTAGTGCAGAAGTAGTAGAAGGTAACATTCCCCTTTGGAGCTGAACATCTTAGATCTGCTGGAATGAgctgtaaaatattattttcccttttcacagTCACCACAGTTATGAAGTTAAAGCTATTTCATAAAACTTGACTTTATATTCATACAGtttagaatatttcagttgtaaAGAACCTGTAATGATCTAGTCCAACCACCTGACCACTTTTTGGCTGACCAAAAGTTGGCGTATCTTATTAAGgacattgtccaaatgcctcttaaacactgacagacAAGGCCACGTCTAGGAAGCATCTTCAAGCTTCTGCTGTTCAGTCTGTTCTCTGCACCTAAATTTTTCTCCCATTCTTCAAgatggattttcttctttttaatcatCTTGTATTTTACAGCATACTTTCTGGAGTAAGACACTTGCTAGGAATTGGTGGGGTATTCCTGTCCTTAAAAGTTAAAAAGTCAGGTAAAAGCTTCTGTTCACACTATTTTACAAGCTGCAAGATACAAACTTGTGAGTGAAGCTCATCATCCATATGCAATCAGAGATTCTACCCCTCTAAAAGTCCCTTAGTTCTGGATTAAAAAACAGTAAGAGCCACAAACAGCTAGCTTTCAAAAGGAAGTGGAGAAAAGCTGATGAAAAAATTCCTTACCAGGCTATTTGACAAGGGTTAATATTAACCAATGTTAACTAATAAGCTTGTGAAATGCACTATTGAACTTAACAGTTCTCAGGACCCCTTCTCTGCTGACAAAAAGCAAGTCAAGAAACAGACTCATCATgctgaaacaaagaaatgtgGTTGGAGTGGGTGTCAGAGTTGACGGTCACTAAATAACAGGCATTTCCTACCTTTCCATCTAGATGACCTGTAAGTACTGAGATGGTTTGATCTTGGTGATCTATTTTGATCTGAGCAGTGTCAGGACTTGTTGAAAAGATCCTGTGCATCATACTCTTCAGAAAAGCAGTCAAATgacaaacagtgaaaaaaattttatttgctctgcATCTTGCAACAAATCAAGTGTAATTAATCCCCAGTATTTTCTCAAGTATAATCTGTCATAAAATATGAATAGAAGCATCTTTTTTCTGCATACACTGTGTCTCCCAAGTGCTAAAAGTTATTATAGCAGATTAAGAACAAACCTACAGCATTCTTTTACTTTAGCTGGTTCTGATACAGAGGCATACTTTTTTATTTGAGAGTCAACTCCAAGAGACTTAGCTAATTGCACAGCATTTGTATCATCACTGATAAGCGTCCCAAGAGCCACGAGGAGTCTAAAGATGGCTTCAAGGTCTTGAACAACTTCCATAACTGTGCTGATGACTGATAAACATTGAGCTTTGCCCTCAACGTTGTTGACTTTATGTAAACATACAGCATAGTTCAATGTCAGTGTGGCCAGCGCAATGTGGATGTTCTTATTATTGCCCGATTTAGTTTCTATTGCTTGTGTCATTATTTCATCCCTCTGTTCCATCATGAGCTTCTCACCTGCATGGCTGACAAAACAATTGCAAAGAGCTCTAAGTGCCAACAGCTGGTTTGCTTGCTTTCCTTTAGGGTTCAGAAATTTAAGGAGAAGGACGATAAATTGTACATGCTCCTTTTCACTGCAGAAGTTTTCATTCACAGTGGGATGTCTGACAGACAATCTAAGAATGTCTAGGGCTGGAAAGACAATatctaagaaacaaaacaaaacagaattttagaATTAATATTGCATTTTGTGCAAATGTGCCACtgagttttctttcagataCAGCCCTTAGCCCTGTAGCTTGGGGAACAGACAATATCAGTTTCATGCAGAGACTCAGGTAAAGCACAAGTTGTTTGAAATTCATGAAGTTAAATATTGACAAATCCATTCTATTAACACttatcataaaaaaacccataaccCTTAATTTAGGATAAATACAGTGTTTTGCAGAAAATCTTAAATCTTTCCAAAAACTTTAATTGATAACACTGAAGGCAAATGTCTCTGAAAGCTTCTGACTAAACATCCCTAAATAGGCAGCATCACTACAGAActgctttcaggaaaaaaaaagagaaaaaatattttaattacctTCATTTCTGAGACaaaatttgcaaagaaaatagaaaacaggTCCTCAACTGATCAGCTGGAAATGATTTTAAGTAATCTGAACTAAAAGTTTGTTCAGTTGTATCCCCCCTTGTCTGATTTTTAAACATATCTGTCTCCTTGATCTACTATTGCTATCCCATGCTTATAATCAAATCAAAGCTGAACCTGCCTAACTACTTACTGAGGATTTTCCTTCAGACATGCAGAATCTTCAGAATTAATGCTTTGTACAATAGAAAGAGAGTCTGGAAAGTATGACATTAGCCATTACCATAGCTCCCAGCTATGCAAAACATACTTTGATTAAGTGATGTTATATAATGACCACaaatttttaatactaaaatgTTCTTCCAGCTACTTAATCTTGAACTCCATCTTCAAGAAAGCAGTTAATTTTCACCACATTTTTAGATACTTGTATATGCAATGTATGCTTTCTTTCCAGAATGTGCCTTAATAACCAAAATAGCCTTTCCAATCTATCACTGCTGATGATACATTGCTACATGGAATTATATCACCTCCACTTGCATTCATTCAGAATGTCATTTCATCAATGCAGTTTTGACCATATAGCCTAGAGCTTCTGTAACTTCTCCCTTTCTACCACATTAAAATAAGAGCtacttctgatatttttttttacgTAATTTATCTCCATAATTTCATCTCTCATTTGATAGAAACATATTATCCCAAGCTCACACTTCCTTGCTGTATTTCCAAACAAGTCTCACACATTTTTGAGGATGGCTCTGCTAATGAAATAACCATGACTGATGTTTATATCAAGTTTCTCATTTACATTTACTACTGTGACAACAACGAAACCTGATAACCAACTATCAGTTTTGCCTCTGCTGCTGATCAGTGTTGTTAGCACCTGTTCATCATCTGTCTTCTACTTGGACTATCGAGTCTTTGAGACAGACTCTCTGTAATAAACAGCATAACAAGACTTTTTGTTCACGGTGAAGTGTTGATGAGATGACAGTACAAGAAGTTAACTGCAAGTGTCTACCTTCTGGCCAGTTAACTGCTCTCCATAAAGTCTGAAGTTGCTGTGCTGTAGGTGTTTCTGCAGAGGTGTTGCATGTTGCAGATAATAACTTTTCTAGGATTATCAAGTCATCTTCTGTAAGCTTAtgttcttcagctgctgtgccaTTAAGTTCCTTTAATTTGCCTGTAAAACCAAAGGAAGAGTCATGGCTTTCTGATAAGAGAACTTCACAAATTGAGATCTTGAATGAAACACTACAAAAGGACTTTACAAACAAGTAACAACTACTgtaattggggttttttggggtgtgatgaatttttgaacacttttcccaatttcataattttctaatttaaattttcaattaCCACAATGATCACTACTACTAAATCTCCTCCAACAGTGCAACAAAAAGATTCAGAATTTgttgaaaatttcagaaaacgcctacataaagagaaaaatgcagaaaataatcaCAAGACCATTAGAGCTTTCATAAcaaatatgatttcttttttgctctttcctaTTATTAGGTCATAGAAACAATGAAGAAACCATATGTCCTTAGTGTGATCacaggttttgtattttttcttatttaagttTTGTGATCATATTTTGCTTATGGTATGTCCTGTATTCAAACTTCATTGTGATTTAAAAATCCAAGTATtggaaaaatcattttaatgtAATGGATCAAGCATTAAGGACCTGCCAATCATTGTTCTTCCAGACATAATGAGGGCCATGTCAATAAATACACAAGCAGACAACATTACATTAGTACACCCTTTTGTTTTATAgtatgcacaaaaaaaaaaaatcaatcatgGGCcctcatgaaaaaaaagaaaatacaattcaAACATTCATCTATTAAATCTCTCCCAGTCCAGCCATAATATTTACAAGTGTATTTAACCATGCACTGTTACaaaactgaggggaaaacatAGTAAACCTAGTTTTCTGATTCTAAacatcaaaaaaccaaacagcccACTAAGCCTGTGAGTAATACCATTATCCTTCAAGACTATaggataaaaataaactgatgCAGTATGTTTTAAAGACTAAGTGAAAGTCTCGGCTTTGCTATAACATGAATGTCAGCCAGTCTTGCTGTTCTCCCTCTTAGGAAGTTCTGAACAAAATTTTACTGTAAATCTGTGGAAAACCAAGAGGAGGCTAAATCTCTTTAATAGCCAAAACCTCCAGGAAAAGTATCTAGTTTGTGAATCCCTTAACTTCTCCTTGAACAAATAACAGAGTGCAACAAAATTCAGCGCAACAGGATAAGGCTAACTGAAgattctgacttttttttaatcagaaaataaaacttgaacAATATGTAAAAGAGCAATACCACAGAtagaaggctccagagagatcTGACAGGCTTGAGTAGTGGACCCATGTGAGCCtgatgaagttcaacaaggccaaatgcaaggtcctgcacctgtTTCAGGGTAATCCCAGACATGAATACAGACTGGGCTAAAAAGGGATtgagagcagcagtgaaaagaaagaCTTGGGGGTAGTGGTTAATTAGTAAGTTGGACACAACCCAGCAAtatgtgctcacagcccagaaagccaactgcatcctgggctgcataaAAAGCAGCGTGGCTAGCACAGCAACAGAGGTGATTTTGCCCCTTCTACTCTGCGGCCTGTGAGACTCCACCTGTAATACTGCATCCACCTatggggtcctcagcacaagaaagacatggatctcttggagtgggtccagagaagggacaAAAAAAGCAACCACAGGGATTGAAGAGCTCTactacaaggaaaggctgagagttggggtttttcagcctggagaagagaaggctctggggagaccctACTGTAGCCTTTCAATTCTTAAAGGAGGCTTATgagatagtgataggacaagggtTAATGCTTTGGAACTGAAAGAGACATCAAAACAACTTGCCCAGAGACAATGTCAATGTCCCATTCCTAGAAGTGCTTGAGATCACACTGAATGgagctttgagtaacctggtctagtcaaaggtgtctctgcccatggcagggagacTGGACTACAtaatctttaaaggtcccttccaaaccaaaccattctatgattccatggcTGTAGAGTCAGGAGCTTGCCCTCTTCAAGATGTTGGATAAAGGTGAACGTATACTTTTTCTAAAAACCAGAGTCTCTTTTTCTAAGTTTCCCCATCAGACTAGCTAGACAGCTAAACATTTTCAAGGTCTGTGTATAAAAGGGAGATAAAGAATTGAGTTTTAATATCTTCAAGGCAGATACACTGTGAGtacaaataattttacaaaacCCTTACAGAAATATACAGAAACAAACTGGTGACAAAAAAGGTAGAGATTCTATGGAAATAAGAATACAAGGcaatggaaaggaaagaaaggacatTCTGTATTAGGTAAAAGTTCCTGTGAAGTACTCATACCTCTAAGCCTTCAAATACATGCACCAATAAAATGAtgaatgcaattttaaaaggtaaaaaccAAGAAACATTAGGAAAGCTATGGGAAATTGCTTAGGTTTGTTAAAAGCTCAAATGTCAAGTTActtcaaacaaatgaaaaaagtcaTCCTTGATAATAAAACACTGACCCAGTATCTGCGTAGGATTGGCCTGGTCAAAGGTGACAGCATccttctttggaaaataaatattttcagctttagCTGCAGCTGACTGGTAGGCACCCATTCCTACAGAAAGGCAATACAGAACGTTCAACAGCGCACCAAAGTGTCTAACACAGAACAATATCCTAGAAGTAATTCTCTACTGCTGAATGTCACTCAGAAAAGtatcttctgggaaaaaaatgaacacttATGCAAACAGCTGTCTTTccttacattatttttaaattcaaggtttaaaatttaaagcaatCACAAACTGTCCTCTCCTCATGTAAAAACTTACAAGTTTAAATTATTAACAGTGATTTCTTAATTATGCAAACTAAATACACAGCCATTCATAGGAATGGGTGTGGGAACAAGCTGAGTCAGATGCACCTGCATTCAGTTAAGTTAGAATCAAAAAGGAGTATTTTGGCCTTGACCATGTTTTGATAAAGAGCTTGTGTACCTAATTCCTGCATGTAAAGCAAGGCTCTGTTATCCATATTTGCTGAATAATTTCCAGAGTATAAGCAGCTTCAGTCtgctcattatttttaataaagcataAATTTGCATCAATGCAGAATTcatgtcagaagaaaaaacaaaacaaaagatcAAGAATGTTTTTCATTGGCAGACATCATCTCTTACCTGTATATGGATCAACTCCACCCACTGGAGCGCCTGTATTTGATGCTGAACCAGGAACATAGCGACCAGCACCTAAACAAAGATGTTAAGTTTTTTAACCACCACCACTGGTACAGAGGTAATATATACCTGTATTTAGTCACTAGTTTTCAAAAATCGCCATTAAAGGGATTATTTTGCACTAAAGGAATTCTAAAGAAATCTGCAACACTTCTTTAAGGATTAAATCTATGCCTATGTGTGAGGGTGTTGGTGATGACAGCATTCACTAGCTAAGTGAGACACAAATGGGAGACACTGGCATGGTCTCTGGCACCCAGAGGAGCAAAGGCCCTCAGCAGGGCAGGTACTTATCCATGACAAGCTCCAGCAGGAGGGCACTGCTCAGACCTGCTTTCTATGTGCATGGGGCCTGAAGTGGCCTCTCCTGTGGGAGGTGGACTCTCCTTTCTGGCACTGAGGCCTCAGGTGAGACCTCCATCTGCAGAGATCACAGACAAAGCCACACAAAGCACGGGAGAAGAGATCGCTGGACAACAAAGTAGAAtaggaagagagaaagactGCCAGGATGGGGAAGGCTGAAGGCTGTGGGTTTTGTGAACAGCATGAAGGCTTCAGCTCTACCTGTAGATCTGCAACTGCAGAAcaggcagtgccctggcacCGGTTAGGAAAAACACCCAGCAGGTGTTTCCCCAGGAGAAAGGCAAGTAACAGTGACAGGAGGCAGAGTATCCTCCTGCAGGGTATGGAGGCACCCACTACTGACACAGGAGTATATCTCCAGATATCTTGGGATAGGCTTGGATCCAGGATGCCAGAGAGACATTACCAAGATTGTTACCCTGCTACTCTTCCACACAGTCATCAATGGTATTGCCAAGGAAGTCCTGGATAGTATCAAGGGTGATTAGAGAGCCCTGGGAGCAAGAGTGAAGGGCCCAGGTGGTGTTTCTTTGATGCTCTCAACAAAGCAAAATTGCTTGAATAGAAATGGACTCATCACATAGGTCAGCAGCTCAGTGCATGGCTGGTTTTACTGGCAGAGCTTTGGCATTTATTGACTACAGGACCTTCAAGGAGCAAGAGCTACTTATCGCAGATGGGGTAAGTCTGAAAAAGCAGGGCTGCAACTGGGGAtgtctttgaaaacaaacaaagtttGTTTGTAAAAGGCTATCAATAGCTTTTTACCATAGCTATCCCAGTAAGGATCTAGGGTGCATGGTACTTATAAAAATCATGTGATAAGAAAAAATGAGTGACAACGAAAATAGAGAACTACCTTTATGAACATACCCATTTCTGTGTTGTCCTTGCATATGgatttttgcaaaacaaaaggtTTATGTCCTTACCCTTCTGCTGTGGAGAGCAGAGTGACATGAGGCAGAACAGACAGCAGAGGGCTCTCTGCTACTGAACAGATCTCCATATGCTTTGAAAGTGGCAGAGCCCACCTTATCAGGCAGTCCCACACTACTGCCCCAGAGAGCTGCAAGAAACAGCCATCTGGAGCCAAACATGGAATACAACTGAACACGATTAAAATACGCATCTTACATGCTAGCCAGACAAATTACAAATTTTACATTACCTGTAAATGGATCTGCCCCAGGTATTGTATTCGATCCAGATGAAGAGCCTGGAACATAACGTCCAGCACCTAGTGAAGCAGCAAGAAAACCAGTGACTATTAAACACAGCTTGATGTTATTCAAATGTCAGCACTTTTGAGCCAGAAACAGCtcaaaaataaagccaaacaTCATATATGTCTTGTTGTTTATTGCGGCATTATAGGAAATCTGATCCTATCCCCTGATGCAAACAAATTCTTCCGTACTAATTGAGAGTCAGAAGTTTGTTTTCTGGGGCATACATGCTATATACGTGGACACAGCCAAATCAAAAGCCAgactggagcaagtccagagaaaggcaatgaagctggtgaagggtctggagcgcATGCCCTATGAGGAGTGACTTAGAGAGCTGAGGGTGTTTAGCCCAGAGACAAAGAGGCTCAGGGTGGACCACACTGCTCTCTACgactccctgaaaggaggttgtagcaaggtgggggttggtctgTTTttccaggtaacaagtgataggatgacaggaaatggcctcaagttgcaccaggggaggtttagattagatacaaGTAAAAGTTTTCTACTGCAAGGGTTGTCAGGCACTAGAATAGGCTGTTCAGGAAAGCAGTAGAATCATCAACCTGGAAGCATCCAAGAAacatgtggatatggcacttgggCATATGGTGTAGTGGTGAACACAGAAGTCCTaagttaatggttggactcaatatccttagaggtcttttccaaccttgatgattctctgattctgtgacagTGAAGTGATTTAAAACTGACTGAACCATCAGGCCCAGAGTGTGGTGATCAGTGGCAGAACATCTACTTGGAAGCCAGCCACTACCCCAGGGTCAGTACTGCATCCACTCCTGTTCCACATCCTCATTAATGATCTGGAAGATCAGAGTACACTCTCAGCGAGTTTGCTGaagacacaaaactgggaggagtgacTGATGTCATCatttaagtttaaaatttttaccTGTAAATGGATCTGAAAATTGAGCACTTGAACTTAACAGTGTTTGCCCCTTAGTGTTGTCCATAATAAACTTCGCCACCTGATCCAGAAACATAGGATTTAGATCATTCTTTTGCAGGAAGTTGTATGCACTCAGCCAAGGATCATCAGTGATGTTATATGGCAGTTTGTAGGAAGGCCCACTTTCATTTACATCAATAGTGAAAACATAGTCATACTCCtttaagcagaataaaaataaaagcaaattacaaGTTTGACAGCATTCTTTATAAAAAGATGTATCAAATGTAGACTAAAAACAGCCCCGGAATAAGCCTAAAAACTGTAACACTGTGATGTATCAATAGCAGTGATACTGTAGAATGTATCAATAATACTCTCCTACAGAGATTGCAAGTAAACATTTGCTGACTCCGGGTAAACACTGCTTAGCACCAGCCAGAACATCAGTATGTTATCAAGAATGTTGCTActctaaatccaaaacacacagcactgtaccagaTACTAAAAAGAATATGAACTCTGTCTCAGCCAAAATCACGAGGAACTTAAACCTGTAGTTTCCAGACTTCTCTGTCTCAAGAACAGAACATGGAGTAAAACAACATATCCTGATAAGTTTGTGTAGATATGTTACAAAATAACAGACGCACCACAGAACTCTCATGGACAGCTCTGGCTGCCTGAAAAGCTACAGGGAAGTCAGATGCCTCAAAAAACTTCAGTCTTAAAAGCACACTTTTAATACTAAAACCCTAAAATTTTCTAACATTCTAACTTTCAAAACATGTGAGTGAGAAAATTTGTATCTCTGAGGCATTTTTTCTGCCCCAGACAGACTTTTCTGTGTATATTTCAgtaaaggaaacattttccagCTATCTTTAAGTTCTTTGGTTACTACAGAGAAGGGGTACAGAAGGCCCAGTACCTAATATTTTAGGTAAGCCTTGCATTTTAAGTTGTATGGTTCGCTTcctttggaaaggaaattaaCTTCTCAAGTTATTAACAATAAATACAATAGAACTTTGTCATGGGGTAAAATGTCGATAGGTCTTGgtctgagaagaaaagaacacaCATGACACACAACAGGGTGATGAGACAGAGAGATGTCTGCTGTttctcagaagcagcagcttttattGAGCTCACCTGCTTCTACTTTCTCACACATATAATATAACCATATTCTTCCAAAAACACTTAGgcatgcagcagctgcactCAACCAAACAGCTTTAACCTTGTACGCTTTATAACTCAAGGCTGTCTCCACGGCAACTATCTAATTAGCTTTACTGTTCTCATGGAAAACAGCCTAACACTTTGTAGTATTTCAAACCCCTCAAGCTTCAGAGGCTTCGTGGGACTGTGACTTCACCCCACAGAACTTGATCATTTCTCTATTACTAGTTTCtccaaaataatttgtctttgcTGGCTTACTCATTTTACAAAACGCGTTTCAGAAGTAATGAAGCAAGTAGTACCTATACTTCTACCTCTGAGATAAAGGATGACAAGAAAGTACAAAACAAACACCTATTTTCTACATTATATTTTATCTGAACAAAGACCAGAATAGATTTTAATGGgaaattcagtattttactTAGGAAGGAATAAAACCAAAGTTTGCATTACCTTTCCTTCAAATAAAACTTTTCCAGATGTCTGTTGTGTGGCTCCGGAAGAACCAATGACATCACCAATCTTTATCCATCTTCCTTCACTAACACTCCATTGATATGCTTCTACTTTACCATTATCTTTAATAAGCCGTGTCTGTCCATCTCTTGTTCCTGTAGACAGAGTATAAGAGTTTCAAGAATACAATTTACTTCAGGAAAGCCTTTGAATAGTGCTTagtattaaaaatgaaaaaaatagttcaaaaaCATGTAATGTCACAGCACAGGAAGTAAGTAGATacatgtcatggtttaaccccagacagcaactaagcaccacTCAGCCCCTCACTCACTCCCCTCCTGGCTGGGATGCAGAAGAGAACTGGAAGCgtagaagtgaaaaaatacGTGGGTTGAGatacagtttaataggtaaagcaaaagccacatgCACAAGCaaggcaaaacaaggaattcattcaccacttcccatgggcaggtaGGTGTTCAGCTGTCTCTAGGGAAGCAGGACTCCATTACACttaacagttacttgggaagaaaaatgttatcaCCAAAatcccccccttccttcttccccctaGTCTGTATCTCGAGCATGATGCCATGTGGTATGGGATATCTCTTGGGTCATCTGGgctcagctgtcctggctgtgacACCTCCAAGCTCCTTGTGCACTCCCTTGTTGGTGcggtggggtgaggagcagcaaaggccttggctctgtctaagccctgctcagcaggaatgaaaacatccctgtgttctCTACAccatttccagcacaaatccaaaacacagccccacactaGCTCCTATTGGAGAtaattaactctatcccagccaaaaccagcacaaaactACACGTCACAGCAAGAACAGCAGGTATCTTGACAACAGCATTTACAGTTACGGTAACAGTATCTGCCACCAGACTAACTTGCAAAACCAACCCTTATTTAAGTCAAGTATTTCAAAAGTTTATCATTTCCCCAGTGAAATGACAACCAAGAAAGGTGATACTCTCCCATGGTCTTAACTAGATGCAAAGTTCCATATGGTTGTAAGATTTCCACTTGCTTA from Chiroxiphia lanceolata isolate bChiLan1 chromosome Z, bChiLan1.pri, whole genome shotgun sequence encodes:
- the PLAA gene encoding phospholipase A-2-activating protein; its protein translation is MAGEGGAFRLRCSLLGHGQDVRGLTRGLFPQGGFVSVSRDRTARLWAPDGLNRGFTEMHCMSGHSNFVSCVCIIPPSDLYPRGLIATGGNDHNICIFTVDSTAPLYILKGHKNTVCSLSSGKFGTLLSGSWDTTAKVWLNDRCMMTLQGHTAAIWAVKILPEQGLMLTGSADKTIKLWKAGRCERTFTGHEDCVRGLAILSETEFLSCANDASVRRWQISGECLQVYYGHTNYIYSISVFPRCKDFVTTGEDRSLRIWKKGECAQTIRLPAQSVWCCCVLDNGDIVVGASDGIIRVFTESSERTASAEEIQAFENELSQASIDPKTGDLGDINADDLPGREHLKDRGTRDGQTRLIKDNGKVEAYQWSVSEGRWIKIGDVIGSSGATQQTSGKVLFEGKEYDYVFTIDVNESGPSYKLPYNITDDPWLSAYNFLQKNDLNPMFLDQVAKFIMDNTKGQTLLSSSAQFSDPFTGAGRYVPGSSSGSNTIPGADPFTGAGRYVPGSASNTGAPVGGVDPYTGMGAYQSAAAKAENIYFPKKDAVTFDQANPTQILGKLKELNGTAAEEHKLTEDDLIILEKLLSATCNTSAETPTAQQLQTLWRAVNWPEDIVFPALDILRLSVRHPTVNENFCSEKEHVQFIVLLLKFLNPKGKQANQLLALRALCNCFVSHAGEKLMMEQRDEIMTQAIETKSGNNKNIHIALATLTLNYAVCLHKVNNVEGKAQCLSVISTVMEVVQDLEAIFRLLVALGTLISDDTNAVQLAKSLGVDSQIKKYASVSEPAKVKECCRFVLNLL